In Macadamia integrifolia cultivar HAES 741 chromosome 5, SCU_Mint_v3, whole genome shotgun sequence, a single window of DNA contains:
- the LOC122078748 gene encoding GDSL esterase/lipase EXL3-like: MQPPSLNLATPSLALLLSLLACLTSQIIQKVVAAPANSTVPAVLVFGDSIVDTGNNNYLPSLAKCNFPPYGRDFMGGAATGRFSNGKVPSDLIVEAMGIKELLPAYLDPKLTLQDLLTGVNFASGGAGYDPLTSDIEIAMTLSEQLNLFEEYIEKVKSGIGEERSKKIVSESLYVLCTGSNDIATTYFPTLLRKLHYDIASYTNLLVQFASTFIQELYRVGARKIVVISLPPIGCVPSQRTLRGGIARLCVENYNQAAMLFNSKLSSQLNLLNKNLPQFRFLYVDIYNPLIDLIQNPYKYGFEEATRGCCGTGIIEVAIVLCNGNPFTCTNSSKYIFWDSYHPTERAYKVILTPIFNNLKSLF; encoded by the exons ATGCAGCCTCCCTCTCTAAACCTGGCTACTCCTTCTTTGGctcttcttctatctctacttGCTTGCCTCACCTCTCAAATAATTCAAAAAGTCGTTGCAGCACCTGCCAATTCCACGGTACCCGCAGTACTAGTCTTTGGAGATTCGATCGTGGATACtggtaacaacaactatttACCTTCACTGGCTAAGTGCAATTTTCCTCCGTATGGCAGAGATTTCATGGGAGGAGCCGCTACTGGTAGGTTCAGCAATGGAAAGGTCCCCTCTGACCTCATAG TTGAAGCAATGGGGATTAAGGAGCTGTTACCGGCATATTTGGACCCAAAGCTCACCCTGCAAGACCTCCTCACTGGCGTAAACTTCGCTTCAGGTGGTGCAGGTTATGATCCTCTCACATCCGATATAGAG ATAGCCATGACATTAAGCGAGCAGCTAAATCTGTTTGAAGAGTACATAGAGAAGGTGAAGAGTGGGATTGGTGAAGAGAGAAGCAAGAAGATTGTATCAGAGAGCCTATATGTGCTGTGTACAGGGAGCAACGACATTGCAACTACTTACTTCCCTACTCTTCTTAGGAAACTGCACTACGACATTGCCTCTTACACCAATCTCTTGGTCCAATTCGCTTCTACTTTCATTCAG GAACTGTACAGAGTAGGAGCACGAAAGATTGTTGTTATCAGCCTCCCACCAATTGGATGTGTGCCATCCCAAAGAACATTAAGAGGGGGAATAGCTAGATTGTGTGTAGAAAATTACAACCAAGCAGCCATGCTCTTCAACTCTAAGCTTTCCTCTCAACTGAATTTGCTAAATAAGAACCTCCCACAATTCAGGTTCCTCTATGTTGATATCTACAACCCTCTGATTGATCTGATCCAAAATCCTTACAAATACG GATTTGAAGAAGCAACTAGAGGATGTTGTGGCACTGGAATAATAGAAGTAGCAATAGTACTGTGCAACGGAAACCCATTTACATGTACAAACTCCTCCAAGTACATATTCTGGGACAGTTACCATCCCACAGAGAGAGCTTACAAGGTCATCCTCACTCCAATCTTCAACAACCTCAAAAGCCTCTTCTGA